The Methanobrevibacter sp. genome includes the window CGCTTAAAACACAGGAAGCACAGTGCATTCCTTCAATTGGCAAATCCATATGTTTATGCTTTACTATGACATCACACCCCTATTTATCATATAAAATTAGTTTATTTTTAAATATTATAAAAGTTTAGGTAATGCTAAATTATTGGTAAGGCAATTCTTTTCTTGAGAAAATTATTTAACTTTAATTCCATCTTGGAAAACACTTAAAATATTATCATTGTCACTTAAAACAGAAATATCATCCAAAGGATTAGTATTGACCAAAATCAAATCTGCGATGTAATTTTCCTTTACTAAACCTAAATTATCTTGACCTAAATATTTAGCTGCTTTAACAGTTCCACTAGCTATTGCTTCTGTTTCACTCATTCCAATGTCGACCAAATGAGACAATTCCTCCAGATTATGCCCATGAGGGATAACACCGCTATCAGTTCCCATCAAAATATTAACGCCTTGCTCATAAGCAACAGAGACATTTTCCTTGTGAACCCTAACAATATCCTTTAATTTAGCTGTTTTTTCAGCAGCATAGCTGTCCCAAGCTGGAAAACCGTTTTTGTATAAGAATTGATGAACCAACAGTGTTGGAACCAAAGTGACATTCTTTTCAACCATTTTTGAAGCCGTCTTTTTATCGATGAATGTTCCATGTTCAATGGATGAAAATCCTGCATCAATACAGTTGTTCATTCCTTTTAGGCTATGGCAATGAGCTGAGACTTTCATATTGCTTGCCTTAGCTTCCTTTACGATTGTCTTAAGTTCCTTTTTATTGAACTGTGCAAATTCGGGTGATGTGTTGGTTGTTAATACTCCTCCGCTTGCCATCACTT containing:
- a CDS encoding amidohydrolase family protein, encoding MQTLIENVNVINPFEEINTNQNILIEDNIIKEISSSINTKKDVKVIDGEDNYLLPGFIDCHAHIFAKGFHKEENMANPLGIHFYNAVPHSLQTINAGVTSIRDCGSADLSFKLAQEKKLFIAPKIHLSITPLMMTGGHFDLLLPSGFDMEIMYPGFPKGRCDGIEEVLKKTREVKRAGADFIKVMASGGVLTTNTSPEFAQFNKKELKTIVKEAKASNMKVSAHCHSLKGMNNCIDAGFSSIEHGTFIDKKTASKMVEKNVTLVPTLLVHQFLYKNGFPAWDSYAAEKTAKLKDIVRVHKENVSVAYEQGVNILMGTDSGVIPHGHNLEELSHLVDIGMSETEAIASGTVKAAKYLGQDNLGLVKENYIADLILVNTNPLDDISVLSDNDNILSVFQDGIKVK